One genomic segment of Coffea arabica cultivar ET-39 chromosome 6e, Coffea Arabica ET-39 HiFi, whole genome shotgun sequence includes these proteins:
- the LOC113699568 gene encoding aspartic proteinase nepenthesin-2-like gives MIHYNSIDLPYFDTNAAEHRDLHISLSRLRYLKVTMQEYLKLTVQYDSDDSNDDSDNDTDFETGNFVNTSIPVFLVGFIFGSLEAAQLVALDTGSNLLWVQCKLDIDGNRTFYRNYWPAESSTYSVNVRCEDFYSSTPLTCIPTPTLCWYVLKYLGEVIVRGNPAFERFIFGSSFDNQPAHELNPLFGCTRKNSYTDKFNRVLGFGPSGISLASQLDSIEFSYWIKSGGVEFSTPLIIREFDYYVNLEGISFGGRMLGIDKKDLKMDNFKSGGGATIDSGSDDSNDDLDNDTDFETGIFVNTSIPVFLVGFNIGSREAAQLVALDTGSNLL, from the exons ATGATTCATTATAACTCTATTGACCTCCCTTATTTTGACACAAATGCTGCCGAACATAGGGACTTGCATATTTCCTTATCTCGCTTAAGATACTTGAAGGTGACAATGCAAGAATATTTGAAGCTGACAGTACAATATGATTCAGATGATTCAAATGATGATTCAGATAATGATACTGATTTCGAGACTGGAAATTTTgttaacacatcaatacctgTGTTTTTGGTGGGTTTCATCTTTGGTTCACTGGAGGCTGCTCAATTGGTTGCGTTGGATACTGGTAGTAATCTGCTTTGGGTTCAGTGCAAACTTGATATAGACGGCAATAGGACATTCTATAGAAACTATTGGCCTGCGGAGTCTTCAACATATTCTGTTAATGTGAGGTGCGAGGACTTTTATTCTTCTACTCCATTGACATGTATTCCAACACCCACTCTCTGCTGGTATGTATTGAAATATTTGGGTGAAGTCATTGTCCGTGGAAATCCTGCATTTGAACGATTTATTTTCGGTTCATCATTTGACAACCAACCAGCGCATGAGTTAAATCCGTTATTTGGTTGTACTAGAAAAAATAGCTACACAGACAAGTTCAATCGTGTCTTGGGGTTTGGTCCTTCAGGAATCTCATTAGCTTCACAACTGGATAGTATTGAGTTCTCATAtt GGATAAAATCCGGAGGAGTTGAGTTCTCAACTCCTCTTATTATCAGGGAGTTTGATTACTACGTAAATCTTGAAGGCATTAGTTTTGGGGGTAGGATGCTCGGTATTGACAAAAAGGATTTGAAAATGGATAATTTTAAAAGTGGTGGGGGTGCAACTATTGATTCAGGTTCAG ATGATTCAAATGATGATTTGGATAATGATACTGATTTCGAGACTGGAATTTTTgttaacacatcaatacctgTGTTTTTGGTGGGTTTCAACATTGGTTCACGGGAGGCTGCTCAATTGGTTGCGTTGGATACTGGTAGTAATCTGCTTTGA
- the LOC113699565 gene encoding aspartic proteinase CDR1-like has product MPEDLKVTVQDDLDDSNDDSDLDTDFETGIFVNTSIPVFLVGFNFGSREAAQLVALATGSNLFWVQCKPGIGGNRTFYRNYWSGESSTYSANVRCEDFCSSTPLTCIPAPTFCWFVLKYLGEVVVRGNLAFERFIFGSSFDNQPAHELNPLFGCTIKNSYIDKFNRVLGLGPSGISLASQLDSSEFSYCIGNLSDPFDKKNMLIIGRKSGGVENSTPLIIREFHYYVNFEGINFRGRILGTDKKDLSMDNFKSGGGAIIDSGSSLSFLQDIAYEKVEQAIVD; this is encoded by the coding sequence ATGCCAGAAGATTTGAAGGTGACAGTACAAGATGATTTAGATGATTCAAATGATGATTCAGATCTTGATACTGATTTCGAGACTGGAATTTTTgttaacacatcaatacctgTGTTTTTGGTGGGTTTCAACTTTGGTTCACGGGAGGCTGCTCAATTGGTTGCGTTAGCTACTGGTAGTAATCTGTTTTGGGTTCAGTGCAAACCTGGTATAGGTGGCAATAGGACATTCTATAGAAACTATTGGTCTGGGGAGTCTTCAACATATTCTGCTAATGTGAGGTGCGAAGACTTTTGTTCTTCTACTCCGTTGACATGTATTCCAGCACCCACTTTCTGTTGGTTTGTATTGAAATATTTGGGTGAAGTCGTTGTCCGTGGAAATCTTGCATTTGAAAGATTTATTTTCGGTTCATCATTTGACAACCAACCAGCGCATGAGTTAAATCCGttatttggatgtactataaaAAATAGCTATATAGACAAGTTCAATCGTGTCTTGGGGCTTGGTCCTTCAGGAATCTCATTAGCTTCACAACTGGATAGTAGTGAGTTCTCATACTGTATTGGAAATTTAAGCGAtccatttgataaaaaaaatatgctGATCATAGGGAGAAAGTCCGGAGGAGTTGAAAACTCAACTCCTCTTATTATTAGGGAGTTCCATTACTACGTAAATTTTGAAGGCATTAACTTTAGGGGTAGGATACTCGGTACTGACAAAAAGGATTTGAGCATGGATAATTTTAAAAGTGGTGGGGGTGCAATTATTGATTCAGGTTCAAGTTTGAGTTTCCTTCAAGATATTGCATACGAGAAAGTTGAACAGGCAATTGTTGATTAA
- the LOC140009937 gene encoding aspartic proteinase nepenthesin-2-like encodes MQEDLKLTVQDDSDHDTDFETGIFVNTSIPVFLVGFNIGSREAAQLVALDTGSNLLWVQCKPGISLASQLDSSEFSYCIENLSDPFDEKNILIIGIKSGGVENSTPLIIREFHYYVNLEGISFGGRMLGIDKKDLRMDNFKSGGGAIIDSGSSLSFL; translated from the exons ATGCAAGAAGATTTGAAGCTAACAGTACAAGATGATTCAGATCATGATACTGATTTCGAGACTGGAATTTTTgttaacacatcaatacctgTGTTTTTGGTGGGTTTCAACATTGGTTCACGGGAGGCTGCTCAATTGGTTGCGTTGGATACTGGTAGTAATCTGCTTTGGGTTCAGTGCAAACCTG GAATCTCATTAGCTTCACAACTGGATAGTAGTGAGTTCTCATATTGTATTGAAAATTTAAGCGATCCATTTGATGAAAAAAATATACTGATCATAGGGATAAAGTCCGGAGGAGTTGAAAACTCAACTCCTCTTATTATTAGGGAGTTCCATTACTACGTAAATCTTGAAGGCATTAGCTTTGGGGGTAGGATGCTCGGCATTGACAAAAAGGATTTGAGAATGGATAATTTTAAAAGTGGTGGGGGTGCAATTATTGATTCAGGTTCAAGTTTGAGTTTCCTTTGA
- the LOC140009938 gene encoding uncharacterized protein: MQEYLNLTVQYDSDDSNDDSDNDTDFETGIFVNTSIPVFLVGFNFGSREAAQLAALDTGCNLLWVQCKLDRGGNRTFYRNYWPAESSTYSVNVRCVDFYSSTPLTCIPTPTLCWYLLKYLGEVIVRGNPAFERFIFGSSFDNQPAHELNPLFGWIKSGGVEFSTLLIIREFDYYVNLEGISFGGRMLGIDKKDLRMDNFKSGGGATIDSGSGLSFL, encoded by the exons ATGCAAGAATATTTGAATCTGACAGTACAATATGATTCAGATGATTCAAATGATGATTCAGATAATGATACTGATTTCGAGACTGGAATTTTTgttaacacatcaatacctgTGTTTTTGGTGGGTTTCAACTTTGGTTCACGAGAGGCTGCTCAATTGGCTGCGTTGGATACTGGTTGCAATCTGCTTTGGGTTCAGTGCAAACTTGATAGAGGCGGCAATAGGACATTCTATAGAAACTATTGGCCTGCGGAGTCTTCAACATATTCTGTTAATGTGAGGTGCGTGGACTTTTATTCTTCTACTCCATTGACATGTATTCCAACACCCACTCTCTGCTGgtatttattgaaatatttggGTGAAGTCATTGTCCGTGGAAATCCTGCATTTGAACGATTTATTTTCGGTTCATCATTTGACAACCAACCAGCGCATGAGTTAAATCCGTTATTTGGAT GGATAAAATCCGGAGGAGTTGAGTTTTCAACTCTTCTTATAATTAGGGAGTTTGATTACTACGTAAATCTTGAAGGCATTAGTTTTGGGGGTAGGATGCTCGGTATTGACAAAAAGGATTTGAGAATGGATAATTTTAAAAGTGGTGGGGGTGCAACTATTGATTCAGGTTCAGGTTTGAGTTTCCTTTGA
- the LOC113699567 gene encoding aspartic proteinase CDR1-like: MIHYNSIDLPYFDTNAAEHRDLHISLSRLRYLKVTMQEYLKLTVQYDSDDSNDDSDNDTDFETGNFINISIPVFLVGFNFGSLEAAQLVALDTGSNLLWVQCKLDIGGNRTFYRNYWPAESSTYSVNVRCEDFYSSTPLTCIPTPTLCWYVLKYLGEVIVRGNPAFERFIFGSSFDNQPAHELNPLFGCTRKNSYTDKFNRVLGFGPSGISLASQLDSSEFSYCIGNLNDPFDEKNILIIGIKFGGVEFSTPLIIREFDYYVNLEGISFGGRMLGIDKKDLRMDNFKSGGGATIDSGSGLSSFEDIANEKLEQTIVDYIGDSLERRYFSLDKYKFCYIGHLFRDFKGFTTIAFHFDGATMELDKKNLFKQVYQMWYV, translated from the coding sequence ATGATTCATTATAACTCTATTGACCTCCCTTATTTTGACACAAATGCTGCCGAACATAGGGACTTGCATATTTCCTTATCTCGCTTAAGATACTTGAAGGTGACAATGCAAGAATATTTGAAGCTGACAGTACAATATGATTCAGATGATTCAAATGATGATTCAGATAATGATACTGATTTCGAGACTGGAAATTTTATTAACATATCAATACCTGTGTTTTTGGTGGGTTTCAACTTTGGTTCACTGGAGGCTGCTCAATTGGTTGCGTTGGATACTGGTAGTAATCTACTTTGGGTTCAGTGCAAACTTGATATAGGCGGCAATAGGACATTCTATAGAAACTATTGGCCTGCGGAGTCTTCAACATATTCTGTTAATGTGAGGTGCGAGGACTTTTATTCTTCTACTCCATTGACATGTATTCCAACACCCACTCTCTGCTGGTATGTATTGAAATATTTGGGTGAAGTCATTGTCCGTGGAAATCCTGCATTTGAACGATTTATTTTCGGTTCATCATTTGACAACCAACCAGCGCATGAGTTAAATCCGTTATTTGGTTGTACTAGAAAAAATAGCTACACAGACAAGTTCAATCGTGTCTTGGGGTTTGGCCCTTCAGGAATCTCATTAGCTTCACAACTGGATAGTAGTGAGTTCTCATATTGTATTGGAAATTTAAACGATCCATTTGATGAAAAAAATATACTGATTATAGGGATAAAATTCGGAGGAGTTGAGTTTTCAACTCCTCTTATTATTAGAGAGTTTGATTACTACGTAAATCTTGAAGGCATTAGTTTTGGGGGTAGGATGCTCGGTATTGACAAAAAGGATTTGAGAATGGATAATTTTAAAAGTGGTGGGGGTGCAACTATTGATTCAGGTTCAGGTTTGAGTTCCTTTGAAGATATTGCAAACGAGAAACTTGAACAGACAATTGTTGATTACATAGGGGACTCATTGGAAAGACGATATTTCTCTTTGGACAAGTATAAATTTTGCTATATTGGACACTTGTTTAGGGATTTTAAGGGCTTTACAACAatagcatttcattttgatgGAGCAACAATGGAATTAGATAAAAAGAATTTGTTTAAGCAAGTATACCAGATGTGGTATGTTTAA